The following is a genomic window from Geoalkalibacter halelectricus.
AGCAAGACGATTTTTTGAAATTAGGTATTGCTAATTACAAATTTATTATATAACCTGGATCGACCTTCGGCCTCGCCGACCCGTTTCCGCGGGCGCACTCCGGCGCGGGCCCCAGCTTGGAATCAAAGGGATAGATAAGCCATGGTTAGCGACGACCAGATTGAAATCATTCAGGAATTCGTTCAGGAAAGCCGCGACATGATCGACCAGCTCGAACCGACCATCATCGAGCTGGGACAGAGCGTGCACGACGTGCAGTGCTGGGAGACCCTCGGCTGCACGGACACTCAGTGCTCGCGCCACGGCCACCCCAGCGATTTTCCCTGCTGGCTGGAAATGGGCCACATCGCCGAGGGCAGCGGCCGCTGCATCTACACCGAATCCAAGCAGGACTGCCTCAATTGCCGGGTGTTTCAATCCATCAACGGCGACGGCAAAACCATGAACGCCATCTTCCGCCTGTTTCACTCCATGAAGGGCAGCGCGGGCTTTCTGGAATTCGACGACATCACGCGTGTGGCTCACACGGCGGAAAACCTGCTGGATCTAATTCGCAACGGCGGCATCCGCATGCAGCCCGCGCATGTCAACCTGCTGTGCGCCAGCTGCGACTTCGCCAAGGCGGCCCTCGATCAGGTCGAGGAACACTTCAGCGACCAGGGCATGCGCGAAGCCGCCGAGGACATCAGCGCGCGCCTCGACCAGGCCATCGAAGAGGCCCGCACCCTGGCCCGCGGTCCCGCCGCGGAGGCGGCAAGTCCCGCGCCCGTCGCCGCCCCACCGGTTGATGCGCCGCCCGAGCAAACACTCGAGATCGACACCGCCGAGGAGCCGGCCTTCGTGCTGGAAATCTCCGGAGAGATGCTGGAAAAATTCGTACAGGAAGGCGACGAACTGCTGCAAAACGTCGAGCAGGATCTGCTCAAATGGGAAGAGATCAGGGAGAATCCCACCATCATCGCCAGCCTGTTCCGCAACGTGCACAGCTTTAAGGGCAACTGCGGCTTTTTCGGCGTGGCCGACATGGAGCGACTCTCCCACCAGATGGAAACCCTGCTCGACGCGGTCAAGTCGGGCCGGGATTTCGGCCTGCGGCCGGGCGAGGTCATGCTCGGCCTGATCGATGTGCTGCGCGAAGCGCTGGGCGACCTCGCGCGCGGCGGCAGCGGCCGCATCGCCAACCTCGATGCCTACCTCAGGCAACTGGCCGATATTTTGGCCGAGGAAACGCCCGCCGCGGCCGTTGAGGAGGTGCCGCAGGCCGTAAACTGCGTCGCACCGATCGCCGAAGCCCCTGAGCCGCCGCAAGCCGCCGCGCCGATCCTGGCGAAGCCGGCACCCGTGCGCACCGAGGCCAAACCCAAGCCCGTGGAGAACAAGCCCGCTGCCACCGCCAGCCAGGCACCCCTTAAGCGCCAGGACATCCGTGTCGATCTGGAAAAGCTCGACAACCTCATCAATCTCATCGGCGAAATCGTCATCGCCGAGAACATGCTGGTGCGCAATCCCGACCTCGACGGCCTGGAACTGGAAAACTTTAACAAGGCCGGCCAGCACATGAGCAAGCTGGTGCGCGAGCTGCAGGAAACCGCCATGATCATCCGCATGATCCCGGTTTCCGGGCTGTTTCGCCGCATGATCCGCCTGGTGCACGATATCTCGCTGAAGGCGGGCAAGAAGGTCGACCTGCGGCTTTCCGGCGAAGAGACGGAGATGGATAAGACGGTGATCGAAACCATCACCGATCCCCTGGTGCATATCCTGCGCAATTCCTGCGATCACGGCATCGAGCCGCCCGCCGAGCGCTTGAAGGCGGGCAAGCCGGAGAAGGGGGTGGTCAAGCTCTCGGCCTGCCACGAGGAGGGCGAGGTGTGGATCACCATCGAGGACGACGGCCGCGGCCTTGATCGCGACAAGCTGCTGGCCAAGGCCATCAGCAAGGGATTGGTGGAGGGCGACGGTTCCGACATGTCGGACAAGGCGGTCTACAACCTGATTTTCGCGCCCGGCTTTTCCACCGCGGAGAAGATCACCGATATCTCGGGGCGCGGGGTGGGCATGGACGTGGTGCGCCAGAATCTCGACAAGATCAAGGGCCGGGTCGACGTGCACAGCCGCAAGGGCCAGGGCACCCGTATCACCCTGCGCATTCCCCTGACCCTGGCGATCATCGACGGCATGCTGGTGCGCGTCGGCCAGACCAAGGCCATCGTGCCGACCCTGGCGATTCGCGAGGCGTTTCGGCCCCAGGCCGACGCCGTCACCCACACCCCCGACGGCGATCACCTGGTGCGGGTGCGCGAGCGCTTTCTGCCGGTGGTGCGCCTGCATGAAATTCTGCGCAAGGAGCCCGACTCCCACCAGATCGAGGACGGCATCCTCATCGTGCTGGAAAACCAGGACGCCAGCATCTGTCTGCTGGTCGACGAGATCCTCGGCCAGCAGCAAACGGTCATCAAGGGGCTCTCCGACTACATCGGCTCGGTGCGCGCCGTCTCTGGCTGCACCATCATGGGCAACGGCGAAGTCTGCCTGATTCTCGACATCGGCAGCCTCATGGAAATCAGCCAAGGCGAAAGCCTGGGGAGCAACTGACCCCGCTATGTTCGAGCAACGCCTGGAATCAGCATCCGCCCTCGAGGCAGCCGGCGGCGGACTCATGTCCATCAGCGACGAGGAGTTCGAGCTGCTGCGGCGCCTGATCAAGAGCCGCTTCGGCATCAACCTCACCGACCAGAAAAAATCCCTGGTGGTGGGCCGGTTGCAGAAGCTGCTGCGCAGCACCGGATTTGCGTCCTTCCACGCCTATTACGAACATCTGGTCAACGACAAGAACGAGGGCGCGCTCTCGGAACTGATCAACCGCATCTCCACCAACCACACCTATTTCAACCGGGAGAAGGCGCATTTCGACTATTTTCAGCAGACCGCCCTGCCCGCCGTGGTCGAAAGGCTCAGGCAAGAGGGCAGCCGCGATCTGCGCATCTGGTGCGCCGGGTGCTCCTCGGGCGAGGAAGCCTATACCCTGCAGATGCTCATGCTCGAGTATTTCGGCGGCGATTACGGCCGCTGGGACGCGGGCATCCTCGCCACCGATATTTCCGAACGGGTGCTCTCCATCGCCCAGGCCGGAATTTATCCCCAGGAGCGGGTCATGCAGTTGCCCGAAGGGCTGCAACGCAAGTATTTCCGCCGCCTGCCCGACGGTAGCAGCCAGGTCGTCGAAAGCGTGCGCAACGAGGTCACCCTGCGGCGCTTCAACCTGATGAACGAGCGGTTTCCCTTCAAGAAACCTTTTCACATCATTTTTTGCCGCAATGTCATGATTTACTTCGACCAGCCGACGCGTGAAACCCTGGTCGGAAAATTCCATCAATTAACGGTGCCCGGCGGTTATCTGTTCATCGGCCACTCGGAAACCCTGGGCCGCAACCATTCCCTTTATCGCTACGTGATGCCCGCCGTATTCCAGAAGGGAGCCTGACCATGACGTTGAAAAAAGTCCGGGTACTGGTGGTGGACGATTCGGCGCTGGTGCGCCAGATCCTCACCCAGGGCCTCGATGCCGACCCCGCCATCGAGGTGGTGGGATCGGCCGCCGATCCCTACCAGGCACGCGACAAAATCGTGCAACTCAATCCCGACGTGCTGACTCTCGATGTGGAGATGCCGCGCATGGACGGCGTGGAATTCCTGCGCCGCCTCATGCCCCAGCATCCCCTACCGGTGGTCATGGTCAGCTCGCTGACGCAAAAGGGCAAACAGATCACCATCGACGCCCTGGAGGCCGGGGCGGTGGATTTCGTCGCCAAACCGACCAGCGATGTCGCCCGCGGCCTGCAGGCGATGATGCTCGAATTGCGCGTCAAGGTGAAGATCGCCTCCACGGCCAATGTCTCGCACTGGAAAAGCCGGCGCGACAGCGTCACCGCACCGCCGCCGCGCCCGCCCCTGACGGCTCCGGCGGCCCTGGCCGAATCCACCGACAAGGTCATCGCCATCGGCGCCTCCACCGGCGGCACCGAGGCGATCAAGAAGGTCATCACCCGCTTTCCCGCCACCGGCCCCGGGGTGGTCATCGTGCAGCACATGCCGGCGGGCTTCACCAAGATGTTCGCCGAGCGCCTCAACCAGCTCTGCCCCATGGAGGTCAAGGAAGCCGCCAGCGGCGACCGCGTCATGCCCGGCCGCATCCTGGTGGCGCCCGGCGAAAAACAGATGCGCGTAATCCGCTCGGGGGGCTTCTACCAGGTGAGCTGCGAGCCGGGAGAAAAGGTCAGCGGCCACTGCCCCTCCGTCGACGTGCTCATGCATTCGGTGGCCAAGCATGTGGGCGCCAACGCGGTGGGCGCCATGCTCACGGGCATGGGCGCCGACGGTGCCGACGGCATGGCGGCCATGCGTCAGGCCGGCGCGCGCTGCATCGCCCAGGATGAGGCGAGCTGCGTGGTGTTCGGCATGCCCAAGGTGGCCTATGAGCGCGGCGGCGCCGAAAAGCTGGTCTCCATCGACGATATCGCGCCGACGCTGCTGCGCCTGCTCAGTGAGAAACGCGCATGAGTAACATGATTCTGGGCATCGGCGATCTGGGCGCCAGCAAGAATCCCGAGGACACGGTCAAGACCTTCGCCCTGGGCTCTTGCGTCGCGGTGATCATGCTCGACCCCAAGACCCGTACCGTGGGCATGGTGCACTGCGCCCTGCCCGAGGCGCGCATCAATCCGGCCAAGGCGCAGGAGCGCCCGGGCTACTTTGCCGACTCCGGCATTCCCGCCCTGCTCAAGGAAATGGCGCGCCACGGCTGCGACCCCACGGGACGCGGTTTTATCGTCAAGCTCGCCGGGGGCGCCAAGGTCATGGACCCCAACGACACCTTCAACATCGGCAAGCGCAACCTGCTGGCCGCCAAAAAAATCCTCTGGGCACAGGGATTAGGGGCGGTGGCCGAAGACGTCGGCGGAAATTTCAGCCGCACGGTGACCATCACCGTGCGCACCGGCGAGGTGATGCTCTCCTCCCCGGGCCGCCCCAACTGGAAACTCTAAGAGGACGCCATGGCAACCAGGGTCGACCGTCAAGCTATTCTCGAGACCATCCAAAAGGCGCCCATGCTCTCGCCCAGCGCCTCGCGCCTGTTGCAGATCACCGCCGCGCGCGACCATGAAATGGCCGAAGTGATCGCCGTGGTGCGCACCGACGCGCACCTGACCGCACGGGTCTTGAAAACCGTCAACTCCGCCGCCTTCGGGCTGCTCTACGAGATCACCTCCATCGATCGCGCGGTGAACTATCTGGGCGAGCGCATGGTGGTGGGCATCGCCATCGGCGACTGCGCCGCGCAGCTGTTCCAGAAACCCCTGGACGGCTACGAAAGCGAAAAGGGCAGCCTGTGGCGTCATGATCTGCTCACCGCCATCGCCGCGCGCGAGGTGGCGGGCAAATGCAAAACGCCCCTCAACCCCGACCTGGCCTTTACCGCCGGCCTGCTGCACGACATCGGCAAGGCCCTGATCTCGGATTTTCTCAAGGGCACCGCCCCGGATCTGCTGCGCGAACTCGAGGAACAACTTCTCAATGACTACCTTGAGGGCGAGCGCGCCGCCCTGGGCATCGATCACCCCGAGGCGGGCGCGGAGCTGGCGGCGGCCTGGCGACTGCCGCACTCCCTGCAGGCCGCGATTCTCCACCACCATGCGCCTCAGCAGGCACCGGCCGAGCAGCGCGCGCTGGTCTACGCCGTGCATCTCGGCGACATCATCGCCATGATGGCCGGCTGCGGCACCGGCACCGACAGTCTGCGCTACCGCCTTGACCCAAAATATTCCGATTATTTCGCCCTCAGCCAGGATGAGCTGTTCGGGATCATTCTCGAAGCGGATGCGGAATTTCAGAAAATCACCCATTCAATGGCCGAAGCCAAGGAGAAACCGGTGTGAAACGCATTGTCATCGCCGACGATTCGGAAACCGCGCGCATGTTCAT
Proteins encoded in this region:
- a CDS encoding chemotaxis protein CheA, whose product is MVSDDQIEIIQEFVQESRDMIDQLEPTIIELGQSVHDVQCWETLGCTDTQCSRHGHPSDFPCWLEMGHIAEGSGRCIYTESKQDCLNCRVFQSINGDGKTMNAIFRLFHSMKGSAGFLEFDDITRVAHTAENLLDLIRNGGIRMQPAHVNLLCASCDFAKAALDQVEEHFSDQGMREAAEDISARLDQAIEEARTLARGPAAEAASPAPVAAPPVDAPPEQTLEIDTAEEPAFVLEISGEMLEKFVQEGDELLQNVEQDLLKWEEIRENPTIIASLFRNVHSFKGNCGFFGVADMERLSHQMETLLDAVKSGRDFGLRPGEVMLGLIDVLREALGDLARGGSGRIANLDAYLRQLADILAEETPAAAVEEVPQAVNCVAPIAEAPEPPQAAAPILAKPAPVRTEAKPKPVENKPAATASQAPLKRQDIRVDLEKLDNLINLIGEIVIAENMLVRNPDLDGLELENFNKAGQHMSKLVRELQETAMIIRMIPVSGLFRRMIRLVHDISLKAGKKVDLRLSGEETEMDKTVIETITDPLVHILRNSCDHGIEPPAERLKAGKPEKGVVKLSACHEEGEVWITIEDDGRGLDRDKLLAKAISKGLVEGDGSDMSDKAVYNLIFAPGFSTAEKITDISGRGVGMDVVRQNLDKIKGRVDVHSRKGQGTRITLRIPLTLAIIDGMLVRVGQTKAIVPTLAIREAFRPQADAVTHTPDGDHLVRVRERFLPVVRLHEILRKEPDSHQIEDGILIVLENQDASICLLVDEILGQQQTVIKGLSDYIGSVRAVSGCTIMGNGEVCLILDIGSLMEISQGESLGSN
- a CDS encoding CheR family methyltransferase, with product MFEQRLESASALEAAGGGLMSISDEEFELLRRLIKSRFGINLTDQKKSLVVGRLQKLLRSTGFASFHAYYEHLVNDKNEGALSELINRISTNHTYFNREKAHFDYFQQTALPAVVERLRQEGSRDLRIWCAGCSSGEEAYTLQMLMLEYFGGDYGRWDAGILATDISERVLSIAQAGIYPQERVMQLPEGLQRKYFRRLPDGSSQVVESVRNEVTLRRFNLMNERFPFKKPFHIIFCRNVMIYFDQPTRETLVGKFHQLTVPGGYLFIGHSETLGRNHSLYRYVMPAVFQKGA
- a CDS encoding protein-glutamate methylesterase/protein-glutamine glutaminase, with amino-acid sequence MTLKKVRVLVVDDSALVRQILTQGLDADPAIEVVGSAADPYQARDKIVQLNPDVLTLDVEMPRMDGVEFLRRLMPQHPLPVVMVSSLTQKGKQITIDALEAGAVDFVAKPTSDVARGLQAMMLELRVKVKIASTANVSHWKSRRDSVTAPPPRPPLTAPAALAESTDKVIAIGASTGGTEAIKKVITRFPATGPGVVIVQHMPAGFTKMFAERLNQLCPMEVKEAASGDRVMPGRILVAPGEKQMRVIRSGGFYQVSCEPGEKVSGHCPSVDVLMHSVAKHVGANAVGAMLTGMGADGADGMAAMRQAGARCIAQDEASCVVFGMPKVAYERGGAEKLVSIDDIAPTLLRLLSEKRA
- a CDS encoding chemotaxis protein CheD → MSNMILGIGDLGASKNPEDTVKTFALGSCVAVIMLDPKTRTVGMVHCALPEARINPAKAQERPGYFADSGIPALLKEMARHGCDPTGRGFIVKLAGGAKVMDPNDTFNIGKRNLLAAKKILWAQGLGAVAEDVGGNFSRTVTITVRTGEVMLSSPGRPNWKL
- a CDS encoding HDOD domain-containing protein, producing MATRVDRQAILETIQKAPMLSPSASRLLQITAARDHEMAEVIAVVRTDAHLTARVLKTVNSAAFGLLYEITSIDRAVNYLGERMVVGIAIGDCAAQLFQKPLDGYESEKGSLWRHDLLTAIAAREVAGKCKTPLNPDLAFTAGLLHDIGKALISDFLKGTAPDLLRELEEQLLNDYLEGERAALGIDHPEAGAELAAAWRLPHSLQAAILHHHAPQQAPAEQRALVYAVHLGDIIAMMAGCGTGTDSLRYRLDPKYSDYFALSQDELFGIILEADAEFQKITHSMAEAKEKPV